A region from the Janthinobacterium agaricidamnosum genome encodes:
- a CDS encoding bifunctional nicotinamide-nucleotide adenylyltransferase/Nudix hydroxylase: MTLSYCADAAILIGRFQPFHNGHAGLLQKALTTAAQVVVVLGSAFHARSPKNPFTWQERAAMIAATLPEAQRARVHYVAVRDYYDDGLWADAVRRAVAGAVPAAQRIALVACFKDATSYYLHHFPHWQLLNLEIDPGAPIGATAIRNVLFEAEDVDVSLSAVAQLLPAAIGQYLKAWTLLPWYAPLVQEYRAIEAYKARWKVAPYAPIFTTVDALVQTGGHVLLVRRGGYPGKGLWALPGGFLEPRERLLQGALRELAEETQLGVLAPTLVEALVGVAVFDHPDRSQRGRTITHAHYFDLKTRQLPAVTAADDAALAQWVPVASLPAMEEQFFEDHFHILNHFLKLTQEGR; encoded by the coding sequence ATGACCTTATCCTATTGCGCCGACGCGGCCATCCTGATCGGCCGTTTCCAGCCTTTTCACAATGGCCATGCCGGCTTGCTGCAAAAGGCGCTGACGACGGCCGCGCAAGTGGTGGTGGTGCTCGGTTCCGCCTTCCATGCGCGCAGCCCGAAGAACCCGTTTACGTGGCAGGAGCGGGCCGCCATGATCGCCGCCACCCTGCCCGAGGCGCAGCGCGCGCGCGTGCATTACGTGGCCGTGCGCGATTACTACGACGATGGACTGTGGGCCGACGCCGTGCGGCGCGCCGTGGCGGGCGCCGTGCCCGCAGCGCAGCGCATCGCCCTGGTGGCCTGCTTCAAGGACGCCACCAGTTATTACCTGCACCACTTTCCGCACTGGCAGCTATTGAATCTGGAGATCGATCCTGGCGCACCGATCGGCGCGACGGCCATCCGCAACGTGCTGTTCGAGGCGGAAGACGTCGACGTGTCGCTGAGCGCCGTGGCGCAGCTGCTGCCGGCGGCCATCGGCCAGTATCTGAAAGCGTGGACCTTGCTGCCGTGGTATGCGCCGCTGGTGCAGGAATACCGTGCCATCGAAGCGTACAAGGCGCGTTGGAAAGTGGCGCCGTATGCGCCCATCTTCACGACCGTCGATGCGCTGGTGCAGACGGGCGGCCACGTGCTGCTCGTGCGCCGCGGCGGCTATCCGGGCAAGGGCCTGTGGGCCTTGCCGGGCGGCTTTCTGGAGCCGCGCGAACGGCTGTTGCAGGGGGCACTGCGCGAGCTGGCGGAAGAAACCCAGCTGGGCGTGCTGGCGCCCACCCTCGTCGAGGCGCTGGTGGGCGTGGCCGTGTTCGACCACCCGGACCGCAGCCAGCGCGGGCGTACCATCACGCACGCGCATTATTTCGACCTGAAGACGCGCCAGTTGCCGGCCGTGACGGCGGCCGACGATGCGGCGCTGGCGCAGTGGGTGCCCGTGGCGTCGCTGCCGGCCATGGAAGAGCAATTCTTCGAAGACCACTTCCACATCCTGAACCACTTCCTCAAGCTCACGCAAGAGGGGCGCTGA